One Elusimicrobiaceae bacterium genomic window, GCAAGACGAATAACACTCATCATGGGCATTACATGCACCAACAACATTAACAACACCACACCCATCGATATTCCACGAATCGGGCACACCCGAGCATCCATTATGCGACGGTGGAATTTTATTATAACGAGGCCTGCAAAATAATGGATTTGTGTTTGCATTAACAGCGTCTTTTTCCAAAGAAGTTAATGGGCGTATTGCACAATTCCCATCATTGCAATATGTCGCTTCGCAAATCCCATGTTCACTACTGCAAGCTTTGTTCGCAGATATTGCAATACAACTTTGCGATAAATAATTCCACTCATGACAAACCTCACATTGAGCCGTACATACCGATGTTGGCCCAACCAACACACCATTTACTGTAGAATTGCCACTAGTTACTCCGTATCCTGTCTTTATGTAACCGCTATCGCTGCCACCACCGGTGGTTGTAGACGAAACCGTGACCGGGGTATTGCCGGAAAAACCGCATTCGCCCATATCACCGGCATTCATATTTACGGCATTGTCCGTATTTACGGGGGTTGTTTTTCCGGTGGCACAGTCATAACAATAATAGGTATTCACCGCCTGCGTATTGCATGACGCATGGACCAGCGTTATCCTTAACGGTACTGTAATAGTCTCGCCGGGCTTAATCTCTGCTATATTGTTTACGCCAAACGCCAGCTTAACAGGGCTGCTGCTGTCACCCGCCGACATCTGCACCTCTTTAGCCGCTATCAGCCCCTTATTCGTTATGGTGATTTGCGTATTTACTATGTCGCCGCCCTTCATTTCAAGGTTGATTATTGGCGGCGAAAATATCAGCGCTGGTGCGGGTACGTCCGTCTTGAAAGTCTGCGTAAGCGTTAGGGTGTACTTGTCCTGCACCGTGGTGGGCGTTACCGTCCATGTATAGGTAACCATGCTGGTTGGCATATACACGTCCTGCGTGGCGGTTACGCCCGGTTCTACCGTTATACTGCCGCTTTGCGTTATCGCGCCCGATGATTTTGTCCTGACTCGTAAAAGGCAATATGGTGCGCGAAACCACTGCGTATTCCTTGTCAAACGGCAGCGGTATTACCGGCTGCAGACGCAGTGTGTAGGCGCTGCCGTCGTGCTCGGGCCCCACGTTCCAGTTGTAATTGTTCTGTATCGGAACATTGATTATGGGCGCCACGGGGTTCTGCAGTTTTTTGGCCAGTTCCTCGGTGGAGGAATCGTCCGCGCGGGCCGCCGCGCAAAATAGCGCGGCGGCGGCAAGAACATATGCTGAAACGATTGTTTTTTTCATTTAAGTAACGGGGCCGCATCCGCTATTGTTTCCTGGGAACCGTAAAGCGGCGCTTTTTTGATTTTCCCGTCCTTAAAGTCCAGAGTTTTAAGGTCCACCATGCGGAGGCCGGGGTTGTCGTAGGTGCGGTAATACCACACTTTGCTGCTCAGATCGCGGAAAGCGGTCCATTGCGTTGTTTCGCTGGAAATTATTTCCCCGGCTGCATTTCTGTCCACAGCCATTCCGCGTATAATATCTACGGTATTGGCCAGGTGCTGCGCGAGGTTGAGCAGGCTTTTTGCGTCAGCGGCCTGGTCCGCCGTCTGTATCTGCACGGCAAGGCGCGCGAAACGGCTGGGCGGAGTCAGGTCTCCGGGAAGCCCGAACATTCCACTGCCGTGCCCGGTGGGGCGGGCCAGATAGGAGCCGAAAGTCCGCGCGTCCGGAACCATGTTTTTCATCCCGACATAGTTGCGAAGGTTGTTGAGCATGAATGGGAAGTCCGGAGCGTTGGTAAGCACGCCCGTGGGGTTGTCGTAAATGTTGATTTTTCCATCAGCTGCTTCCACCACTATCGAGGCGCCGCTGGCGTCGTCCAGCTCAAAGTGCAGCGGAGGCGCCATTTTCATCTGGGGCAGGAACAGCGCGAAAAGTTTCACGTCGCGCAGTTTGGTTTTCACATCAGTCACGTCTTTGCAGTTCCCAAGCGCCCAAGATATGAAATGGGTGTGGGCCAGGGTTTTTGAGTCGTCGTCTTTTAAATCAGGCCATTTGGTATCCGGTTCGAACCAGAGGCCGCTGGCTGAAAGCCCCGCGTCGTTCATGCCGTCTATGAGCACGCCTTCGTCGCCAAAAACGGAAACTCCGAAATAATTGTATGAGGTTTCCCATTGCAGGCCTTTTTTCCCGGGCACGGGCGCCGGGCTGGTAAATTTGCTGCCTTTGGGCACGGCCTGCAGGCCGTAACCCACCTCGTAGCCGAATTCCATTGTGCGGGTGCTCATGACTGAACCGTCTTTTGCGATGATGCGCGCCGAACTGCACGACGAAACCGGAACTGACGGGGCAAACAGCATCAGAGCCATCAGCAGATTGGTAGCGATATGTTGCTTCTTCATTCTGTTTTCTCTCCTTAGTTAAGATAAAACATTATTATGTTTCTGCGCAGCTTATAGAACTATAGTAAAATCGGCTGTATTTTTCCATAATCTCCGGGAAAACCGGGCAGGCCGAAACGTTCCGCAGATTCCTTAAACGGACGTTCGCCCTTGGCTGTATAGCCTATCCGCAGGCCGCAAAACTGGCTGGATGCGGGTATCGGTTGTCAGCGGATGAAATCTGTTTTTCAGTACCCGGAAGCGAATGAAACCGGCGGATCGGCCGGTTGCCGTTCCCGTCATGAATTTGAAAGCCACGGGCATTTTGCCAGTGGCTTTCAAATATGGAAACGGGGCGGAACACCCGAGTGTGCCGCGTCCAGATCGGAAAAGCGAAGTTTTGCCGCCGCGCTTGCGTGCCGCGAGCAGGGGTATCGGGTAAAACCGGTTTTTGATTCATGCGCGACCAAATCCCGTTCGCCTCTGCCGGGTTGTGATACGCACTGGGCAGATTTGC contains:
- a CDS encoding linear amide C-N hydrolase — encoded protein: MKKQHIATNLLMALMLFAPSVPVSSCSSARIIAKDGSVMSTRTMEFGYEVGYGLQAVPKGSKFTSPAPVPGKKGLQWETSYNYFGVSVFGDEGVLIDGMNDAGLSASGLWFEPDTKWPDLKDDDSKTLAHTHFISWALGNCKDVTDVKTKLRDVKLFALFLPQMKMAPPLHFELDDASGASIVVEAADGKINIYDNPTGVLTNAPDFPFMLNNLRNYVGMKNMVPDARTFGSYLARPTGHGSGMFGLPGDLTPPSRFARLAVQIQTADQAADAKSLLNLAQHLANTVDIIRGMAVDRNAAGEIISSETTQWTAFRDLSSKVWYYRTYDNPGLRMVDLKTLDFKDGKIKKAPLYGSQETIADAAPLLK